From the genome of Cedecea lapagei, one region includes:
- a CDS encoding type I secretion system permease/ATPase — MTSTHTRYEPWLQAMLSVARHYRLDFSEEHVRVVINQESQSPHLLVLEDMARQLGLALRSAPADVSLIDPWRLPLVAELNDGQMAVLTHMDNHGQLSIQLSGDGGLETVVSREALAQRLKGLFLLRPLNSIPDARVDDYVRPYQKNWFWTLALKDWKRYGDIMLVAMAANVLALAGMLFSMQVYDRVVPSQSVPTLWVLFGGVMLAILFEFTMRMLRVHIADVVGKRADLRISDRVFARALRIKNNARPKSTGSFISQIRELESVRELITSTTIGTVSDIPFFLLFVFILWLIGGPLVFVVLLAIPLLLIPGLLVQRPLAHLSNEGMRESAIRNATLVEAVQSIEDIKLLRAEQRFQNQWNNTNDVAAAIGMKQRWLTSLLMTWTQEVQSIVYAVVLLVGCYLVINGDMTTGALVGTSILASRTIAPLAQISGVLSRWQQAKVARKGLDDLMQRPLDDPEQGRKVHKAHLQGNYQLNYAAFYYDEEEKVNDLDIARLTITAGEKIAVLGRNGSGKSTLLQLLAGMQTPQHGQILLDDISLGQIDTADLRRDMNLLSQQARLFFGSVRDNLTMGRPLASDEEIHRALVLSGALGFVQKQKNGLNYLITEGGAGLSGGQRQALLLARTLILQPQILLLDEPTAWLDEVSEQQLIANLAPWLGNRTLVVATHRMPILQLVNRIIVLDNGRIVMDGPRDKILQQHGMMEKQAVPHRTATLKPANTTEGRA, encoded by the coding sequence ATGACTTCAACGCATACCCGCTATGAACCCTGGCTGCAGGCCATGCTGTCCGTAGCGCGCCACTACCGGCTCGATTTTTCCGAAGAACACGTGCGTGTGGTGATTAATCAGGAGAGCCAGAGTCCTCATCTTCTGGTGCTGGAAGATATGGCACGCCAGCTCGGATTAGCGCTGCGCAGCGCGCCGGCAGATGTCTCATTGATCGATCCGTGGCGGTTACCGCTGGTTGCCGAGCTCAATGATGGCCAAATGGCGGTGCTGACCCATATGGATAATCACGGACAGCTAAGCATACAGCTGAGCGGAGACGGAGGGCTGGAAACCGTGGTCAGCCGTGAAGCGCTGGCCCAAAGGCTCAAGGGGCTGTTTCTTCTGCGTCCGCTTAATTCGATTCCCGATGCGCGAGTGGACGACTACGTCAGGCCATATCAAAAGAACTGGTTCTGGACGCTGGCCCTGAAGGACTGGAAACGCTACGGCGATATCATGCTGGTGGCGATGGCGGCTAACGTGCTGGCGCTGGCCGGTATGCTCTTCTCCATGCAGGTGTACGACCGGGTAGTGCCTTCGCAGTCGGTGCCCACGCTGTGGGTGCTTTTTGGCGGCGTGATGCTGGCTATTCTCTTTGAATTTACCATGCGTATGCTGCGCGTCCACATTGCCGATGTGGTCGGGAAACGGGCAGACTTACGCATATCCGACCGGGTTTTTGCCAGAGCGCTGCGCATCAAGAATAACGCCCGGCCAAAATCGACAGGCTCGTTTATCTCACAGATCCGCGAGCTCGAGTCGGTGCGTGAGCTGATCACCTCAACCACCATTGGCACCGTATCGGATATCCCGTTCTTCCTGCTGTTTGTCTTTATCCTCTGGCTGATCGGCGGTCCGCTGGTGTTTGTTGTGCTGCTGGCCATTCCGCTGCTGCTGATCCCCGGCCTGCTGGTGCAGCGGCCGCTGGCGCACCTCTCGAACGAGGGCATGCGCGAGTCGGCTATCCGCAACGCCACCCTGGTGGAGGCCGTTCAGTCCATCGAGGACATCAAGCTGCTCCGGGCCGAGCAGCGGTTCCAGAACCAGTGGAACAACACTAACGACGTCGCCGCGGCCATAGGAATGAAGCAGCGCTGGCTGACCAGTTTGCTGATGACCTGGACCCAGGAAGTTCAGTCAATCGTCTATGCCGTCGTGCTGCTCGTAGGGTGTTACCTGGTGATTAACGGTGATATGACCACCGGGGCGCTGGTCGGGACCTCGATCCTTGCCTCCCGGACCATCGCGCCGCTGGCGCAAATCTCTGGCGTACTGTCCCGCTGGCAGCAGGCAAAGGTGGCGCGTAAAGGGCTGGATGACCTGATGCAGCGCCCGCTGGATGACCCGGAGCAGGGCCGAAAAGTGCATAAAGCTCACCTGCAGGGAAACTACCAGCTTAACTACGCGGCTTTTTACTACGATGAAGAAGAGAAGGTTAACGATCTGGATATTGCCCGGTTGACCATTACGGCCGGGGAGAAAATTGCGGTGCTGGGACGTAACGGCTCCGGTAAAAGCACGCTCTTACAGCTGCTGGCGGGAATGCAAACGCCGCAGCATGGACAGATCCTTCTCGACGATATCAGTCTGGGTCAGATCGACACCGCCGATCTCCGCCGTGATATGAACCTCCTGAGCCAACAGGCTCGCCTGTTCTTCGGTTCTGTTCGCGATAACCTGACGATGGGCCGCCCGCTGGCCAGCGACGAAGAGATTCACCGCGCCCTGGTCCTGAGCGGCGCGCTGGGTTTTGTTCAGAAGCAGAAGAATGGCCTCAACTACCTGATTACCGAAGGGGGAGCAGGACTTTCCGGCGGCCAGCGGCAGGCGCTGCTGCTGGCGCGTACGCTTATCCTGCAGCCCCAGATCCTGCTGCTGGATGAACCTACGGCCTGGCTGGATGAGGTCAGCGAGCAGCAGCTTATCGCCAATCTTGCGCCGTGGCTGGGCAACCGTACTCTGGTGGTCGCCACGCACCGAATGCCGATCCTGCAGCTGGTGAACCGCATCATCGTGCTGGATAACGGCCGCATCGTCATGGATGGTCCAAGAGATAAAATTTTGCAGCAGCACGGGATGATGGAGAAGCAGGCCGTACCGCACAGAACCGCCACCCTGAAACCTGCAAATACCACGGAGGGTCGGGCATGA
- a CDS encoding HlyD family type I secretion periplasmic adaptor subunit: MNDITRYNSRLKEPALPRASLVAWALGLMLLAFVLWANFFTLDEVTTGAGKVVPSSREQVIQSLEGGILYKLDVREGDIVEKGQVLAQLDRTKTESGVQESESRLHAAMATAARLKAEVSATPLAFPDLLPGDGDLVRQETALYNSRRSSLEKGVAGLREAISLVQRELAMTLPLVKQGAASSVEVLRLQRQKNELENKITEMQNQYYVRAREELAKTNEEIETQRSVMRGREDSLTRLKFTAPVRAIVKGIEVTTVGGVIPPNGKLMTLVPLDDQMLIEAKISPRDVAFIHPGQNALVKITAYDYSIYGGLKGVVTTISPDTLQDEVKRDVYYYRVYIRTDISQLENREGKTFPIFPGMIATVDIKTGSKSILDYLLKPLNKAKEALRER; encoded by the coding sequence ATGAACGACATCACGCGCTACAACAGCCGCCTGAAGGAGCCCGCGCTGCCTCGGGCAAGCCTGGTGGCCTGGGCGCTTGGCCTGATGCTGTTAGCTTTTGTTCTTTGGGCGAACTTCTTCACCCTGGATGAGGTGACAACGGGGGCTGGTAAAGTCGTCCCGTCGTCGCGCGAGCAGGTGATTCAGTCTCTGGAAGGCGGGATCCTCTACAAGCTGGATGTACGTGAGGGGGACATCGTTGAGAAGGGCCAGGTACTGGCGCAGCTGGATCGCACCAAAACCGAGTCTGGCGTCCAGGAGAGTGAATCGCGCCTGCATGCTGCGATGGCGACGGCTGCCCGCCTGAAGGCGGAGGTCAGCGCAACGCCGCTGGCTTTCCCCGATTTGTTGCCCGGCGATGGCGACCTTGTCCGCCAGGAAACGGCACTCTATAACTCGCGCCGCAGCAGCCTTGAAAAAGGGGTTGCTGGCCTGAGAGAGGCCATCTCTCTCGTGCAGCGCGAGCTGGCAATGACGCTGCCGCTGGTGAAACAGGGCGCGGCAAGCAGTGTAGAAGTGCTTCGCCTGCAGCGGCAAAAAAATGAGCTGGAAAACAAAATCACCGAAATGCAGAACCAGTATTACGTGCGTGCGCGTGAAGAGCTGGCGAAAACCAACGAGGAAATTGAAACCCAGCGTTCGGTAATGCGCGGTCGGGAAGACTCCTTAACCCGCCTGAAATTTACCGCACCGGTAAGGGCCATTGTGAAAGGGATCGAAGTCACTACCGTTGGCGGCGTTATCCCGCCCAATGGCAAGCTGATGACCCTCGTACCGCTTGATGACCAGATGCTGATTGAGGCAAAAATCTCGCCGCGCGACGTAGCGTTCATCCATCCGGGGCAAAACGCGCTGGTGAAAATCACCGCCTACGATTACTCCATTTATGGTGGGCTGAAGGGCGTGGTCACCACCATTTCTCCCGACACCCTGCAGGATGAAGTCAAACGTGATGTCTACTATTACCGGGTTTATATCCGCACCGACATCAGCCAGCTGGAGAACAGGGAAGGTAAAACGTTCCCCATCTTCCCGGGGATGATTGCCACTGTGGATATTAAAACCGGCAGCAAATCTATACTCGACTATCTGCTGAAGCCATTAAATAAAGCTAAAGAAGCGCTAAGAGAGCGGTAA
- a CDS encoding alkylhydroperoxidase domain protein has product MMSQQDLLNQLAEIIPGTSLAEAREIRKAATSHAQGSYEALFGELSTSGLTLAERLHLARHVAEWHEDARLISHYEQSVAGKAVSERFSQLLNHAEKLSFQPVQAGPQDVKSLIQAGFSEEEIVTLSQIIGFVAFQSRLLRGLRLIGSKPVDGEQVRIPPAGEWHRQPQTHSGKPAPQAFTQAELHWEPWIAALPYAEYSPDQQETLKRFGHQDSDYFRLLGRNLPALEQRTLTDKGIFYTPGGLPRAERELAATVASKVNGCIYCASVHARKASQLSKNNEAIERLLAIEPGSALSDGQSPRWQAEINFSAALSATPASASAQQIAALRELGASELELLDLVQSTAFFAWANRLMLTLGEPYN; this is encoded by the coding sequence ATCATGAGTCAGCAGGATCTGCTTAATCAGCTAGCAGAAATTATCCCCGGGACCTCGCTTGCAGAGGCGCGCGAAATTCGTAAAGCCGCAACATCCCACGCGCAGGGAAGCTATGAAGCCCTTTTCGGAGAGTTGAGTACCAGCGGCCTGACGCTGGCGGAGCGTCTGCATCTGGCCAGGCATGTCGCTGAGTGGCACGAGGATGCGCGGCTGATTAGCCACTACGAGCAAAGCGTGGCGGGAAAAGCCGTCAGCGAACGTTTTAGCCAGCTGCTCAATCATGCAGAAAAGCTGAGTTTCCAACCGGTACAGGCTGGCCCGCAGGACGTAAAATCGCTGATTCAGGCCGGGTTTAGCGAGGAAGAAATAGTTACACTGTCACAAATTATCGGCTTTGTCGCCTTCCAGAGCCGGCTTTTACGCGGCCTGCGGCTGATTGGCAGCAAACCCGTTGACGGTGAACAGGTGCGCATTCCTCCCGCCGGAGAGTGGCACAGACAGCCGCAGACCCACAGCGGCAAACCTGCCCCACAGGCCTTCACCCAGGCAGAACTTCACTGGGAGCCGTGGATAGCCGCCCTGCCTTACGCTGAGTACAGCCCCGACCAGCAGGAGACGCTAAAGCGATTTGGCCATCAGGACTCCGATTATTTCCGCCTTCTGGGACGCAACCTGCCGGCGCTCGAGCAGCGCACTCTCACCGATAAGGGCATTTTCTACACGCCGGGTGGCCTACCGCGTGCCGAACGTGAGCTTGCCGCCACGGTCGCCAGTAAGGTAAACGGGTGTATTTATTGCGCTTCGGTTCACGCTCGTAAAGCCAGCCAGCTCTCTAAAAATAACGAAGCGATTGAGCGCCTGCTTGCCATCGAGCCAGGCAGCGCACTCAGTGACGGCCAGTCTCCTCGCTGGCAGGCGGAAATTAACTTTTCGGCTGCCCTTTCAGCCACGCCGGCAAGCGCCAGTGCTCAACAGATCGCTGCGCTGAGAGAGCTTGGCGCCAGCGAGCTTGAACTGCTGGATCTGGTGCAGTCCACCGCCTTTTTCGCCTGGGCCAACCGCCTTATGCTGACGCTGGGCGAGCCTTATAACTGA
- a CDS encoding dipeptide ABC transporter ATP-binding protein, whose amino-acid sequence MSTPLLKITDLSIAWRQRGGSKRVVHDVSFSLNAGEVLAIVGESGSGKTTLAQSIIGLLGENGIIESGEIQLNGEPISRWSERQLDALRGASISLIPQDPGSSLNPVKTIGQQVAEVLKLHTRLPKAERESQVVALLEKVGLSHPAQRAGQYPHQLSGGMKQRVLIAMAIALKPALIIADEPTSALDVTVQKRILDLLDTLRRESGTAVLFVTHDLALAAQRSDRILVFRDGRIQESGPTADVVRQPKNPYTRQLFADAPGLSRTLRPWPLRAPQTAAIEIRNLSQHFSLGKESGQTLRALDDVSFTVARGTTHALVGESGSGKSTLARILLGFQKPDSGKVLIDGIDTTNLSPEARRQLRQKIQLVYQNPFASLDPSQTLFRIIEEPLLNFGKLSKAERRNKVEAITERVALPLEALTRKPRELSGGQRQRVAIARALILDPQILVLDEATSALDVTVQAQILRLLEDLQQQFGLTYLFISHDLATVRQLAHSVSVLRAGELVDNGPIADVFNAPASDYTWQLLNAIPDIGPGHKDVA is encoded by the coding sequence ATGAGTACACCGCTGCTAAAAATCACCGATTTGAGCATCGCCTGGCGCCAGCGCGGCGGCAGCAAGCGCGTGGTGCACGACGTCTCCTTTAGCCTGAACGCAGGCGAAGTGCTGGCGATCGTTGGCGAGTCTGGCTCAGGAAAAACGACCCTGGCCCAGTCGATCATTGGGCTGCTGGGCGAAAATGGCATTATCGAATCCGGTGAAATCCAGCTGAACGGCGAGCCTATAAGCCGCTGGTCTGAACGTCAGCTTGACGCTCTACGCGGGGCAAGCATCAGCCTGATCCCACAGGATCCGGGCAGCTCGCTAAATCCGGTAAAAACCATCGGCCAGCAGGTTGCCGAGGTGCTGAAACTTCACACTCGCCTCCCTAAAGCCGAGCGGGAAAGCCAGGTCGTTGCCCTGCTGGAAAAAGTCGGCCTTAGCCACCCGGCACAGCGGGCCGGCCAGTACCCGCATCAGCTTTCCGGCGGGATGAAGCAGCGCGTGTTAATCGCCATGGCCATCGCCCTGAAACCCGCGCTGATTATCGCCGATGAACCTACCAGCGCGCTGGATGTGACGGTACAGAAACGAATTCTTGACCTGCTCGATACCCTGCGCCGCGAATCCGGCACGGCGGTGCTGTTTGTCACCCACGATCTGGCGCTCGCAGCCCAGCGATCCGACCGCATTCTGGTATTCCGCGACGGCCGAATCCAGGAGTCTGGCCCCACCGCTGATGTCGTGAGGCAGCCTAAAAATCCGTATACCCGCCAGCTGTTTGCCGATGCGCCGGGCCTGTCGCGGACATTACGACCCTGGCCGCTACGCGCCCCGCAAACCGCCGCGATTGAGATCCGTAACCTCAGCCAGCATTTTTCGCTAGGCAAAGAGAGCGGCCAGACGTTACGGGCTCTGGACGATGTTTCCTTTACCGTTGCCAGAGGCACCACTCACGCGCTGGTTGGCGAATCCGGCTCGGGCAAATCAACGCTGGCTCGCATCCTGCTTGGCTTCCAGAAGCCGGACAGCGGCAAAGTGCTGATTGACGGCATCGATACCACCAACCTCAGCCCGGAAGCCAGACGCCAGCTCAGGCAGAAAATTCAGCTGGTTTACCAGAACCCCTTTGCCTCGCTGGATCCGAGCCAGACGCTGTTCCGCATTATCGAGGAGCCACTTCTTAACTTCGGTAAGCTGTCGAAGGCAGAGCGGCGCAACAAAGTAGAAGCGATTACCGAGCGTGTGGCGCTTCCGCTTGAGGCGCTCACCCGCAAGCCCCGAGAACTCTCCGGCGGACAGCGCCAGCGCGTCGCCATCGCCCGCGCCCTGATCCTCGACCCGCAAATCCTGGTGCTGGATGAAGCCACCTCGGCGCTCGACGTGACGGTGCAGGCGCAAATCCTGCGCCTGCTGGAGGATTTGCAGCAGCAGTTTGGCCTGACTTACCTGTTTATTTCTCACGATCTCGCCACCGTGCGTCAGCTTGCTCACAGCGTATCCGTCCTGCGAGCCGGTGAACTGGTAGATAACGGCCCGATTGCCGACGTATTTAATGCTCCGGCCAGCGATTACACCTGGCAGTTGTTGAACGCTATTCCCGATATCGGCCCCGGCCATAAGGACGTTGCATGA
- a CDS encoding putative FMN-dependent luciferase-like monooxygenase, whose protein sequence is MTIKRLGFFTRLLDHAPAAERYRLATEQIIHAEWHGFDAAWVAQHHFHEAEGGLPAPLVFLSHVAAHTRRIRLGTGIITLPMESALRVAEDAVVLDLLSGGRFELGVGSGGTPGSFPAFGLQSTDRGKIYAENLSLLRSALADEPLSGTDNHLYPASPQLKNRIWQATFSVDGGARAGKAGDGLMLSRTQPRPADALDTPLDVLQNPIVDAYLDALPEGVEPRILGSRTGFVTDDGELARQLAARGLRQQAEQHRAQGHPVLGDTLDHHIAAFDVHLGTPQQVIASLSQDSTLHRVTDLSFQVHSIDPPHAYILRSIELLAQQVAPALGCVRSSVRPTTSSSLSKESS, encoded by the coding sequence ATGACCATTAAACGACTGGGCTTTTTTACCCGCCTGCTTGACCACGCCCCTGCCGCCGAACGCTACCGTCTGGCGACGGAGCAAATCATTCACGCCGAGTGGCACGGCTTCGACGCTGCCTGGGTCGCTCAGCACCATTTTCACGAGGCCGAAGGCGGCCTGCCCGCCCCGCTGGTGTTTTTAAGCCACGTGGCGGCGCATACCCGGCGAATACGCCTTGGCACAGGAATTATTACCCTGCCGATGGAGTCGGCGCTGCGTGTCGCCGAAGATGCCGTGGTGCTGGATCTGCTTAGCGGCGGGCGCTTTGAGCTTGGCGTGGGTTCTGGAGGCACGCCGGGATCTTTCCCGGCATTCGGGCTACAAAGTACCGACAGAGGCAAGATTTACGCCGAAAACCTCTCGCTGCTGCGTTCGGCCCTGGCTGACGAGCCGCTGTCGGGAACGGATAACCATCTTTATCCCGCCTCCCCGCAGCTAAAAAACCGTATCTGGCAGGCAACCTTTTCCGTTGATGGCGGTGCGCGGGCCGGCAAAGCGGGTGACGGGCTGATGCTCTCCCGCACCCAGCCTCGCCCGGCCGACGCGCTTGATACCCCGCTGGATGTTCTTCAAAACCCGATCGTCGATGCCTATCTGGACGCTCTGCCGGAGGGCGTTGAGCCACGTATTCTGGGATCGAGAACCGGCTTTGTTACCGATGATGGCGAGCTGGCACGGCAATTAGCCGCAAGGGGATTGCGCCAGCAGGCGGAACAACACCGGGCGCAGGGGCACCCCGTTTTGGGAGACACGCTCGATCACCACATTGCCGCCTTTGATGTTCACCTTGGCACGCCCCAGCAGGTTATTGCGTCACTCTCACAAGACAGTACGCTGCACCGCGTGACGGATCTTTCGTTCCAGGTTCACTCCATTGATCCCCCGCACGCTTACATTTTGCGTTCCATCGAACTGCTGGCGCAGCAGGTTGCCCCGGCGCTCGGCTGTGTTCGCAGCAGCGTCCGCCCAACCACTTCGTCGTCACTCTCTAAGGAGTCATCATGA
- a CDS encoding ABC transporter permease → MTTVDINTPLPRRTVRRFSSLRLPRQPGLWLAWLTLVIVALWALFPALFTSWSPTEGVAGAQRLAPQAGHWLGTDQLGRDLYARIVWGASHSLSGALVAVTLGLIVGTALGVLAGATGGKTESTLMRSIDVLLAMPGLLLSLSVIILLGFGTVNAAIAVGITSIANFTRLARAEVVRIRHSDYVEAAVGSGGTFLQVLWRHILPNALTSVFAFAALQFGTAILALSTLSFLGYGTPPPTPEWGLLIAEGRNYLATAWWLSTFPGVVVVAVVLAVNRLSHHFSRRSS, encoded by the coding sequence ATGACTACCGTTGATATAAATACCCCGCTGCCGCGCCGAACGGTGCGCCGCTTTTCCAGCCTTCGCCTGCCCCGCCAGCCCGGCCTGTGGCTGGCCTGGTTAACGCTCGTGATTGTCGCACTTTGGGCGCTGTTTCCGGCGCTGTTTACCTCATGGAGCCCGACAGAAGGTGTTGCGGGCGCGCAGCGCCTTGCCCCTCAGGCCGGACACTGGCTCGGCACCGACCAGCTGGGGCGCGATCTCTACGCACGTATTGTCTGGGGAGCCTCCCACTCGCTTTCAGGGGCGCTGGTAGCCGTTACGCTTGGCCTGATCGTCGGCACCGCGCTCGGCGTACTGGCCGGCGCCACCGGCGGCAAGACCGAGAGCACATTAATGCGCAGCATCGATGTCCTTCTCGCTATGCCCGGTCTGCTGCTATCGCTGAGCGTCATTATTCTGCTCGGATTCGGGACGGTGAATGCGGCAATCGCCGTTGGGATTACGTCTATCGCTAACTTTACCCGGCTGGCTCGTGCGGAAGTCGTCCGCATTCGCCACAGCGACTATGTTGAAGCCGCCGTCGGCAGCGGCGGCACCTTCCTGCAGGTGCTGTGGCGCCATATTTTGCCCAATGCCCTGACCTCGGTCTTTGCCTTTGCCGCGCTGCAGTTTGGCACCGCCATTCTTGCGCTCTCCACCCTGAGCTTCCTGGGGTATGGCACCCCACCGCCGACGCCGGAATGGGGCCTGCTGATTGCCGAAGGCCGTAACTATCTGGCGACGGCGTGGTGGCTATCCACATTCCCAGGCGTTGTCGTCGTCGCCGTCGTGCTTGCCGTTAACCGCCTGAGCCACCATTTTTCCCGGAGATCGTCATGA